The Chloroflexota bacterium genomic sequence CATTAAAAATATCCAAGAGATTGATTACTTGACTGTTACGCGTTAAGCGCACACCGCCTTTCGCTCCCTCGCGGGTTTCAATTAAGCCGGCATTGGTCAGCGATTGCACAACCTTGACCACACTGGGTTTGGCAATGCCTAAAAAATCGGCGATTTCATGGGTTGGCACAAAATCGTAGATTTGCTCCTCGATTTTATAGGTGATGTAGAGGCTGATGGCAATTGCCTGTGAAAACGCCAGTGAATAGCTCATAACGCTCGTCAATAATTTATACTAGATATATTGTATATTTAGTTCAACGTTTGTCAAGCATGAATTTTAGAGCATTAACGACCAAGGATGATCGCCAATCGCCTAATTGGGTGATGCTGAAATAGCGTTGCCTTTGCTACGATCAAGCTCGTTCTTTTAACTAGGAGGTTGATCAATGCAAATCCAGCGCGTGTGCTATTTTCTAGGCTTGCTTGGGGTAAGTCTTAGCTTGT encodes the following:
- a CDS encoding Rrf2 family transcriptional regulator, with the protein product MSYSLAFSQAIAISLYITYKIEEQIYDFVPTHEIADFLGIAKPSVVKVVQSLTNAGLIETREGAKGGVRLTRNSQVINLLDIFNAIEQAKPLFRLNIHPTEPKIEALAARQRMVASLQRAEAAMKQELQAVTLADLYSG